A window of the Oceanivirga salmonicida genome harbors these coding sequences:
- a CDS encoding aminopeptidase C, whose translation MIEEKLLKKFEKRYNEDEKNSVIENAISNVGIDSSSIKQEVIRKHNFVFSDETERGEITNQKRSGRCWMFSGMNVLRVITMKKLKLESFEFSQAYIQFYDKIEKANTYLQYVIETKDLDIMDRLVTHIIHNPTEDGGYWNFFSGLVQKYGLVPKKCMPETYHSSNTTVFNEMLELRLKRAAVAIRNAKSNKEIEKIRENALYEVYNICVKALGKPPKTIDFEYRDKDKKYNKITGMKANKFLSKYVGINLEDKIQIVDDPREEYEKGRVYRVPYTCSVLEYGASSYLNVTMEELKKATIKSLKDGVPVWFGCDVGKDSDRKLGIMDTELFDYDKTLTSLGEFSKKDRLLTSASNLTHAMTFVGVDLDKDGNPINWKVENSWGEECGKKGIFSMSDKWFEEHNYEVVVDKKYISKEFLKGLEKEEIELEYYNYYLG comes from the coding sequence GCAATTTCAAATGTAGGAATTGATAGTTCTAGTATTAAGCAAGAAGTAATAAGAAAGCATAATTTTGTGTTTTCAGATGAAACTGAAAGAGGAGAAATAACAAATCAAAAAAGAAGTGGTAGATGCTGGATGTTCTCTGGAATGAATGTATTAAGAGTAATAACTATGAAAAAATTAAAACTAGAAAGTTTTGAATTTTCACAAGCATATATTCAATTTTATGATAAAATAGAAAAAGCTAATACATATCTGCAATATGTAATTGAAACAAAAGATTTAGATATAATGGATAGATTGGTAACTCATATTATTCATAATCCAACAGAAGATGGAGGATATTGGAATTTCTTTTCAGGTTTAGTTCAGAAATATGGATTAGTTCCTAAAAAATGTATGCCAGAAACTTATCATTCATCTAATACAACAGTATTTAATGAAATGTTAGAATTAAGATTAAAAAGAGCGGCTGTCGCAATAAGAAATGCTAAATCAAATAAAGAAATTGAAAAAATTAGAGAGAATGCATTATACGAAGTATATAATATTTGCGTTAAAGCGTTAGGAAAACCACCTAAGACTATTGATTTTGAATATAGAGATAAAGATAAGAAATATAATAAAATTACAGGAATGAAAGCAAATAAATTTTTATCTAAATATGTTGGTATAAATTTAGAAGATAAAATACAAATAGTAGATGATCCAAGAGAAGAATATGAAAAAGGTAGAGTATATAGAGTACCTTATACATGTTCAGTATTAGAATATGGGGCAAGTTCTTATTTAAATGTAACTATGGAAGAATTAAAAAAAGCAACTATTAAATCACTTAAAGATGGTGTACCAGTGTGGTTTGGTTGTGATGTAGGTAAAGATTCAGATAGAAAGTTAGGAATTATGGATACTGAATTATTTGATTATGATAAAACATTAACTAGTTTAGGAGAATTTTCAAAAAAAGATAGATTATTAACTTCTGCTTCTAATTTAACTCATGCCATGACTTTTGTAGGTGTTGATTTAGATAAAGATGGAAATCCAATAAATTGGAAGGTTGAAAATAGTTGGGGAGAAGAATGTGGTAAAAAAGGAATATTCTCAATGTCAGATAAATGGTTTGAAGAACATAATTATGAAGTTGTAGTTGATAAGAAATATATTTCAAAAGAATTTTTAAAAGGTTTAGAAAAAGAAGA